AGGGTCGGTTTCAAAATGGGTTTTGGATGTGTTTGCGCTTTTGCTGGTGTgtataattgaaaaattgaaatatatttactaatgttgtgttcttgtgttttgggtttgaaaaaattttgatttgaaatattttcatgCAACCGAAAATAGTCCTTAAAATATAAGTGCCTGGGTTTGAAAAGTTCTTGAAATATAGTctggatttgaaatttggagTTTGAAATATATGCTTTGGTTTGAAATCTTGTGTTCTTGTAATTGTACGTCAACAGTGATCTGAGAGCTGAGATTCTGGCACTTGTCTTATGTTTTCTGTAGGGCTTTTGCATTTAGATGTTCCTACATTATAACTTTGAGCTTTTATacctatcaaatatatatatatatatatatcttgtgtTCACATAATCAATTGAAGTTCTTTGAGCCAAGTTTTACCAATAGTACCTTTTGATCTGGTGTtctcttgtttttatttttattttttatgggttttttattttttattttttattttgtttgggagGAGAGACATTAAAGGGgagtaaaaatacatatttaccATATTTTTGGCATAGATGGGTTAGGTAGCTTAACGGAGGTGACCTCAGATAGGCAAAGTGCAAACTTTCAAACCATGGGTAGGCAAAGTAAAAGCGGGCCTAACTATCTGTGAGTTTACTGTATTACTCATTTGGTTATATTATTGGTCTCATATGTTATTGGGTTTTgaatatttctttaatttggGCTCAATAGTGAAAGCCCATTGAGTCCAAGTCCTATGAGGGTTAGGTACTCATTTGTATTCTATGAAAATTTCCAGCAAAGATTGCTCGAGGTTTTTGTAATGCAATCCTATCCGATGTATGATGACAACCAAACACATTGCAACCAGACCTTGATTTCTCACTCTTGGAACCCTAAAATGATAGGTTAATAGCCCTTGCACAACCCACCTTTTATTAGTCTCTTCACCACAAAACCGGATTTGCTATAGTTCTGGTTTACTGCTCAcagccgaaaatcagatctgatcATCTTCCTTTTATCACTTGTTTTGAGTTCCATGACATTCCCGTCATGTTACTCCATAAGCTTAATCCAGACTTTTCCACCCCAAAGCTAAAGCTAGATCTTCCAAAACTCTACAACAAGTTGCTCTCCAGAAATTCCTGCTTCATAGTTGGTCTCACTGCCCTCTGTCCTATGTCAGATCCATATACTACTCCCCCCTTTTCTCCCAATGTTAACAATCTATATAAAGTACATGTGTGCATAaacatttgtttgtttttatttatttatttttattttttgtgaatcagtaaagattttattaaaagaacAATCACAATACACCAGAACAACAAAGAGTCCATAGGACCCTAAAAACAGTAAAGAGCAGAGCTAATGCATGCACTTCTCTCAGTTCTCTGCAGTGCCTAACATCAGAATGACCAACCCAGGCACTAGCGGCTAGCCGCACTCCTTAGCACATTTACAGCACAAGTCAATCCTACCTAGACTCTTTGCAGTTTACACATGATAGAGGGGTTAATCCCCATTTACAACACAAGCACACGATTAAAAATTGACTCTCAGCTACTGCATCTACTCTCCACTGGAGTTTTAACGTCCTCCTTAATATTCCTGATAACCTATTCTTCATAGTAGATCCTCCCTGTCTTGGTGGGATACACTGTAGCCTACCAAGCCAGCTTGCAAATAGTGGTCTTTAAGACTTTCCCCTTCAGCTGAATAGAGCACCAGTCTTCCAGAGCTTGCCAACAGGATTTAGCAACCAAAATTAGACACAAACCCATGATGATCTTCCAGATTCTTTCGGTGAAGGAGCTTTGAAAAAACAGGTGATCCCTGTGTTCTATGCTTCCTGTGCAGATTACATAATTACTGTCACCCGTAAATCTCCACTGCAACATTCTTTATTTAGTTGgaagcttcttctttttatttattttataatttttagccaaCCATCCAATGAAAGCATGCCCAGGAATTGGTATATTAAACCAGAACAGTTTCCACCAAGTCACTTCCAACCCTTTAACTCTAAGCTCTTCTCATGTAGCAGCACAGTAGTATTTTTAGAAGGGGAGCGTAGAGCCCTGTCTTCCTCCATTAATTTATTCAGACTAAGCTTGTTTTGGATGCCAACTAACTACTCTGATCTGGCTGCCTTCTGAACCCAGTGCTTATTCCTTAGAACAAAGTCTACTCTTGCCCCAAAAAGACttgttgcatatatatatatgacccTAGGGCCATATCTCTGGTTTAAGATCCCATCTGGATGCCAATGATCATGCCACAGgactaggaatggcaacgggccgggttcgggccgggtttttgCATACCCGGACCTGACCCATGACCCGGCCCCGGCCCGATTATTAAtcgttttttttattttttttattagggcCCAGACCCACCCTGCCGGGCCCCGCGGGCCCTGTTTAGCCGCTTGGGCCCAAATTTGGcccaaccaatttttttttaagcccatcaagattttttgccagATTCGAGCCCATTCAAGCCATATATGGCAGCCCATTCAAGcctattaagatttttttgtattaagattttttggcatttgggccaCGTTATATGGCAgccaaatcaatccaaatcataggttaatcataaatcaataaattaccTGTTAATTATACATCtgtaaatcaataaatcatgaCTAAAATCACcagctaaacataaaaataaaataaatccaacaagTCCAAGAACTAAGTATCACAAGTCCAAcaagttcaagaaattaaaaacttacaaaacaaatcccacaagtctaagaaattaaaaaggctaagaaattacaaaatgtCTTATCCtccacaaaccaacaaattaaaaaggctAATAAATTACAAAAGGCTAAAAAGGCTTAGAATAAttacaaaccaacaaaaaagtctaagaaattaaaaaggctactaaattaatacaaaatgtcTAATCATCCACAATTGTGACACAACTCCCATCCTCTTCATTAGGCTCCCCATCATCAAGAATTGATTGAAGTGTACAATCTCCAGACATAGTTGAAGAACCTATaacaacaatgaattaaaaaatggaataaatttcatcaaattgtaactagcaaatataaaaatacaattttgattttataaatagaaattagACAATTGCTAACCGTCGATTTCACTCCATAACCAATTCTGAGCACACATCATTGCCTCTATAGTCTTGGGATGTAGCTTACTACGGTGTGGACTTAAAAGTCTTCTACTAGTGTTAAAGGCAGATTCTGAAGCAACAGTTGTGACAAGAATGGCTAAAATATCTCTTGCAATCCTTTGTAAAGTAGGATACTTGAGACCATTACTTTTCCACcatcccaaaatatcaaaatcttcACTCCTTTTCAACACTCCCTCATCAATGAAATGATCAAGTTCCATTCTAGCACTCTCATGTTTCTTTGAACTACTTGAACTATTGTTCACAAATAAATCAAAAGATGACATTGCCCCACTCAACCTAAACTTCATTTGTGCCATAGGGCTTGAAGTACTTGCAGGAATATGAGAACTTCCTTCATTATTTACAGGGGACTCATCTATATCTCCATACTCATCAAGAAAATCATAACAAAGATTCTTAATTTTGTCAATCTCCAAATTAGAATCATCACCATAAATGTTAGGATAATAAAACTCTAATAACTTCATCTTATATCTTGAACAATACCATGGCATTAAGATTTTGCCAAACcaataaataagagagaataTTCTGAAGTAATGGAGTAGTGCACTTGTATTTGCAAAAGACTTTTTAATACCAAAAAATGCAACCAGGTAAATGTGTATATGCGAAACAATAACCAAAAGATGCGGCTAGTTGTATGCACATGAAACTTTACAAGTTGACAGATTGCAATTTTGGGAGCTGATCAAGATCTACATGGGAAGCACCTAAACCTTTGCGATTTGGTCCTAAAGCACAATCTACAACTAAACAGACTTTTTACTTAATATTTACATGCATTggacacaacttttttttttctccaaattaaCTGCTCAAGAATATGACTTTATCAAACCCAAGTTGTATAGAAACTTCTCTGATCTGGATCGAAAGATATTACCCAAAGAGAATCTCATTGAACAATTTTAGTAAAAGGTGGCACAACACAAACAAATGGCAATTACCCAATTCAAACATAAATATCAACAAATACACttagaacacacacacaaaacagaGCATCATACCCCATCATCCATCATCCAAATTTTCACACACATCTCATCATATCACATAATAAAAACTACCCAATTTTGGTAGAGGAAAACCGAAACAGAAAAACTGAAACCAATTCAAACATAAAAACTACCCCATTTTCACACACATCTCAAAGTTCGTGATTACAAATGGCAATTTGGTACCTTTGGTTTTGCTTGCCAGAACTTCAATCGGTCCTGAGGAAGAGTGAGGCCGTGAGAGTGAGAAGGCTTGGGAGGTGTGATTGAGCTGAAATGAGGGAGTGTTGGAGTGAGGGAGTGTCGGAGTGAGCTGAAATGAGGGACTGAGCTGAGGGAGAGGGAGTGTCGGAGTGAGGGAGTGTCGAACTGAGCTGATGGAGGCGAGGGAGGCTGAAGAAATGAGGGATTACCGGATTAGGGTTAGattataggtatatatatatatatatatatagggtatttttgtaatttagggTACTAGGTTTTTAAACGGGTCGGGTCTCgggtttttttgataaaacccgGACTtgcttcgggtttttttttttttttaaacccatacTCGACCCTATTCCTAATCGGATCAGCTAAAACCCAACCCATTAGGGTCGAGCCAGGTCGGGTACTCGCGGGTCgggcaaaaattgccatccctacacAGGACAATCTTCTTTCCACTCCCTAGCTCATAACTTAAGAATTTCCTAGCATTCTCTAAGTTAGAGCATTGCTCTCCATTCCCAGGCACTATCTTGAGGGATTTTTACTCTCAAAAAGCACTTCCTTTTTAGTAGACATTCATGAATCCATGCTATCCATTGTGAATTCTCTTTGTGAGATATAAATATTGTTGttttagattagggttttgcTTTGTTGTTAAGAGAGAAAAACTATTCTActgcacttttttttattttttgggggaaaataGTAAAATCACTGCAACTCCTTGGACGTAGTCAAATTTccaaaccacgtaaatattgtcttgtatgattgttttctttggcgcatatttttctctaattttgcATCTCACCGATTTGGGAATTCGTGTATATTCCCCTAACCCCTACAGTTTAACGCCCTTCTTTCTATTGCTGAGCTAAAATTTAACTTGTTGATATCATCATTGAATACTTCTTTACTCACTGAAACTGATTCTTCATTGACAAGTCATGCACAAATCTTAATTGTTTCTCTATTCAGGAATTGCTCGTTGCTTTACTTTTGGTGGAAGTAGGAGCAGGGTGTTACATGATCCTGCCATTCAGCCACGATCAGATTTATCTAAGGAACAGTACATGAAGAAAGATGAGCAAACTACTGTAAATCATTTTCATGAGAAGCTTCTCAAGCTGAAGGATTTGATGAAAACCAAGGTAAAAGCAATGAGTTGGTGGCACTTTGCTAGAATCGCTTGATTTCCTGCCACTGTTTTCTTATTGTTTGTGTGCAGCCAtgcatcttttgttttttttttttttgctgaatcatGCATCTTTTGTTTGTGCTTAATGTAATAGACCACACGATATGTGTATGGTACAGTTATATAAATCTATGTTTCATTATATTCAGGCTGGGCAGAAGAGGGCTGAGAGAAGGCACAAGTTCATGGAGGAGTTTTTAAAGGAGTTCTATGAAGAGTGGGATGGGAGAGCTTGAAAAAGGTACCCGTTTGATCTTTCAATTTATGCTTAACCgcttcaaaattttatgataaaaaagtaataggTTTCTTGCAACAAAATGAGACACTCCCAGTTTCTGATTTTTCCATTATGTTACACTGTAGGATGTTCCCATGGTGCAGTTAAAGATTCGCTAAGATGAATGGCTCAGTTTGAGGATAAATACGTCTATATTACGTTATAAGTATAAACATTAAAGTTTGCCACTGCACTGAATAATTCAATGTAGGGCATGGGACATTCCTGTAAATGTCATTTTGATAAAGCTTACTTCACTAAGGACCTTTTGATGTATCTTGTGGCTATGAACTCTTGCCATGACCAGGCACAACCCAAGCTCGTTCAATCACTGAAGGAACTTTGTCTGTGCAATCTTTGTTGGGAAGTTACTCTGCTCtaccttaaataaatttttacttaatGCCTGACAGTTTGATCTATTTTGTGCACATTTAGCATTAATAAGGATTAGGCAAGAGGTGCATGCACATTCGCATACCATTGATGTCTGCTCTTCCCATAATGCAACCTTTTAGCGATTGctaattctaaaaatatacaTGAGCAAAAtgccatttaattttgaatgtgGACATTGAACGTTATTTAGTAATTCAAAATGTGTTGGGA
This genomic stretch from Quercus lobata isolate SW786 chromosome 3, ValleyOak3.0 Primary Assembly, whole genome shotgun sequence harbors:
- the LOC115981884 gene encoding zinc finger BED domain-containing protein RICESLEEPER 1-like; this encodes MPWYCSRYKMKLLEFYYPNIYGDDSNLEIDKIKNLCYDFLDEYGDIDESPVNNEGSSHIPASTSSPMAQMKFRLSGAMSSFDLFVNNSSSSSKKHESARMELDHFIDEGVLKRSEDFDILGWWKSNGLKYPTLQRIARDILAILVTTVASESAFNTSRRLLSPHRSKLHPKTIEAMMCAQNWLWSEIDGSSTMSGDCTLQSILDDGEPNEEDGSCVTIVDD